The region ATGCCTCGGCGCTGGATGCCAGTGGCAATAAACCGGCCGCCATGGATTTGAGTGGCTTTGTATTGCCGGTGATTCAAGCCAGCGAACAAGAGCTTGAGGGTCATGAAGTGGTGCTGGTGCAGATTGACAAAGAAAGCAAGGGCAAAACGGTCTGGCGCACGCTCAGTGCAGTCCAATAAGCTGCTCATTTGGAGCCGTAAACCAGTAACTGCTGCACGTCCAGAATGTGGATTTCCTTGCGGTCGATCTGGATCAGTTTTTGTGCTTCCAGGTCATGTAAGACGCGGGAGAAATATTCGGGGGTGAGTGACAGCCGCGAGGCGATGGTGCTTTTGTTGGCTGGCAGTGACACGGTGAGTGTGGTTTGTGCGCTGAGGCTGGACGCATCCACATCACGCAGCAAATAACCGATGAGTCGCTGCAACCCATTTTGCAAGGCATAACCTTCCACGTCTTGAATCAAGCCATGCAGGCGACGCGAAATACCTGCCAGCATGTGCAGGGCAAAGTGTGGGTCTTGCTCAATTTCGTTGTACACCCCTTTTTTGCTGACATTCACCAGCGTGGTGTCACACAGCGCCTGCGCACTCAAAATGTAAGGCTTGTTCAAAAAAACCAGTGCTTCCGCAAAACTCTGGCCTGGGCTGATGATTTCAATGACTTTTTCATGGCCCGCCTGCGACACCACAAACAGCTTGACCTGCCCTGAGACGACGATGTGGAAGGCCTCACAAGCATGGCCCACCATAAAAACCATGCCACCCTTGGGGTAAGTGGCGATCCGGCTGCTGGTGGCGATACGTGCCAGTTCTTCAGGGGACAGACCGCTGAACAAGGGGGAGCTGGCCAAAAAATGCGGCATGTTGAAAAAACGGGTGTTCATGATCTGGCTCAGGCAAGGTTGACGGCCTGGCCCAACGTGTCAAACGCGATCATGTTGGCAAATGAGCCGAGTTTGATGGCCTCCACCATACGCTCCAGCACGGGTTCGGCGGCTTCACTGGTGGGTGGTTTTTCTCCCTGGCCAGACAGTGTGCTGACAAAAACAACTTGCCAGCGGGGGCCAAACTGGCCGGCTTCATGTGCCAGGCGTTCAAAGTTGCCAATTTCATCCGGGGTTTTATCCACACACATGGCTGGCACCAGTGCACCGCCTTCGCCTTGCGCAAATTCAGCACGCTGTTGTGGCGTGGCATCGTCAGGCAACTCGGCGCTGGCAAACACCAGCAGCAGGCGCTGGCCTTGTGGCTGCTCACAGGCGGCCAGTAAAAGATCATCAAAGTTTGAAATGGTCATGAGGTTTATCTCGTGTTGTATGCCGCATCAATTTCATTGAATATGGGCTCTGAAAGATGTTCAAGATAGGGGCCGTTACCGCTGTGTGATGCTGTTGAAGCAGGAATGAAGTGACCACTTTTGACATCAAACACATGTACTTCGCCATCCTCTAGCACATAGTGCCAACCATGCAGCGTTAATAGACCGGCTTCAACCTGTGAGCGCACCATGGGGTAACCCATTAACCGTTCCAGTTGCAAGACCACCGCACGTTGTTCCGTTCGGCGCAGGGCCTCTGGTGTGACCTGTACCGGTAACACCGCTTCACGGCCCAATCCCAGCCAGACCGCCAGATTTTTGGCTTCTGGATCAACTTCTTCGTACAGGGCACGAATACCGCCGCAATGGGAATGCCCACACACCACAATACGTTCAACTTTCAGGTTCAGCACCGCGAACTCAATCGCTGCGGAGGTGCCGTGGTAACCGGCTGAGCCGTCATAAGGGGGAACAAAGGCCCCCACATTACGCACCAGAAAAAGCTCGCCTGGGCCCATACCTGTCAAAAGATAGGGTACCAGACGTGAATCCGAGCAACCAATAAACAAAATGGTGGGGTGCTGGCCGTCGGTGACCAGGGACTGAAACTGTTCCTGTACGCCCGGAAAGGTATGGTCATGGAAACGGCGAAGGCGTTCTAGCAGATCGTCTGGCATACCATTTCCATCCTTCTGATTGAGACAGTAGGTGAACCTACTGTACCAGTGCAGACTCCGCGCAGTCCAGTTCCAGTCCGACAAGTTGTGCCTCTGCGGCCAATAGACTCAGGTATTGGCGCAGTGCTGTGACAAAGGTTTGTTGTTTCAGCGTCATGGCCACCGCACCTTGAACCGATTCAAACGCTTGTGCCACACCCGGCTGGCGGCCCAGGATTTCCACCACGTGCAGGCCAAAACGGCTGTGTACCAAACGGGGCAATACGCCAATTTCCTTGTGACCAAACAGTTCCTTGGCAAACTCTGGCGCACAGTCAGACGTGCTCAACCAGCCTAATTGACCACCTTCTGCACCACTGGGGCAGTTGGACAAATGGCGGGCCTGCTTGGCAAAAACATCTTCTGTGTTTTTGCCGTCGTGGCAGCGCACATTCAGCAGCGTGGCTTCGGCCTGTTTGCGCAAGGCATTCAGATCCACGCCAGGGGTGACGGCAAACAAAATATGGCGTACCTCCACACGCTCACCGGTGGTGTAGGTCGCCTGGTTGGCTGCATGGTGGCGGCGGCAGGCCTCTTCAGAGGGCTCCGTCACCAGCACTTCTTGCTCCAGCAGCGCCTCAATGGCTTGTGAGGCAGCTTCACTGAGCACGCCATCTGTGCCAGGTGTGTCGCTGGCGGCCAGCAAGCCTTTTTGAATGGCGGTCTGGCGCAGCAGTTCCGAATAGGCCCGCTGGTGCAGGGTGTCGGTGTCCAGCACTTCATCCGGGCGTCTAATCGTCACCCCATTAATGGTAGCCAAATCGACCTCTAGCGTTTGATCTGATTGCATAAGGTGCTCCTTAAACCGTAGTTTTTGGTTGGTTACGACCGGCCGGCACATTCAGGCGACGGGCCCGCACCACCTGGTAGGGGCGCAGCAGGTAAGCCACTGAACCAAAGCCGCTCCAGACGTGAACCAGACGGGTGAACGGGAAGATCAGGAAGATGCTCATGCCGAGGAACATGTGGGCTTTGAAGATCAAGCCGGCTTCGGTCAGCAGTTCGGTGGCACCGGGTTGGAAGGTGACGATGGCCTGCGCCCAACCGGCCAGTTTCATCATCATGCTGCCGTCCATGTGCTGGGCTGACAGCGGCACGGTGGCCAGGCCCAGTGCCAATTGCAGCCACAACAGCACCAGCAGCACGATGTCACTGGTTTTGGAGTTGATGCGAATACGTGGTTCGCTCAGGCGGCGGTGCAGCAAAAGCGTCACCCCCACAAAACCCAGCAGCCCGGCCAGGCCACCGCTGACCATGGCCATCAGTTGCTTGTTGCCTGCGCTGATGAAGTGTTCATACACAAAGTGTGGGGTCAGCATGCCCACGGTGTGGCCAAAGAACAGGAACAACACACCAATGTGAAACAGGTTGCTGCCCAGCCGTAGCTGCCCCATTTTCAGCATTTGTGAGGAATCGCTTTTCCAGGTGTACTGGTCACGGTCAAAGCGCAGCAGGCTGCCCGCTACAAACACCACAAAGGCGATGTAGGGGTAGAGGCCGAACAAGAAGTGGTCAAGGGTGTTCATAGTGGAGCTCCTGCAGTGGCGTTGGCAGCTGCGCTGGTACGGGCGGTTGCCGCATCGGTTTTGACGAAGTGAATAGGTTGGGGTTGATCAGGTTTGCCCTGGCCTTTGACGGAACAGCCGTCAAACACCACGGGTTCTTCCCAGGCAGCATCGAGTGACTCATCGGCAGCCACCTTGACCGCTTGCGCCTTTTCACCACTGAGCTCAATCAGGGTGCCGAGCACCGTGGCGTAAGGTGTGTTGCGTTGTTGCAGGGCGCTGAAGATGGCGTTGAGGATGTGGGCCATTTCGCCCAAAAAGGCCCGTGCTTCCTGGGGCGGTTGGGTGGAGGCATACTCAAGCACGACCGGCAGGTAGTCGGGCAGTTCGCCTTCGGCCAGAAACAGCCCGGCTTTTTCATAGGTCTGGGTCAGGTCAATCATGGCGGGGCCGCGGTCACGGGAATCCCCGTGCACATGCTCAAACAGATGTAATGAGGTGGCATGTCCGCGGTCAAACAGCTCGACGTAATCGGCTTCAATTTGCAGCGTGTCCCCCTGCGCGATGTTGTCCATCAAGGTAAACAACTCGGCCTGGCGTGAGCGGGTCACCGCCTGCTCGGACTGTATGGCAGCACGCATGTCAGCCAGGTCAGCGCGCAAAGTCGCATTCGGGTAAGACAGCAGCCGTGCCAGCACGCGCAGGCTGCGCGACATGCCGGTGATGTTGGAGATAAGTGACATGTTCAGACCTCCGCTTGAATAGGAATGGTGCGGCGTTTGGTGCCGCCAAACAGACTGGCCTCGCTGGCGCCGTCCGAGCAGCCGTTGCCAAAACTGAAGCCGCAGCCACCGCGCACGTCAAAGGTGTTTTCGGCGTATTCGCGGTGGGTACTGGGAATCACAAAGCGGTCTTCGTAATTGGCAATCGCCATCACGTGGTACATCTCTTCCACTTCCCGCTGCGTCATTTGCACCTGTTGCAGTGCAGCCGTGTTGATGCGGCCTTCAACGTGTTTTTCACGTTGGTAGGCGCGCATGGCCAGCATACGCTCCAGGGCACGTTCTACCGGGAAGGTATCACCTGCAGTGAGCAAATTGGCCAGGTACTTGACCGGAATACGCAGTTGCTTGACATCGGGAATCTGGCCGTTGATGCCAATGTCACCGGCGTTGGCGGCCGCGCTGATCGGGGACAGTGGGGGCACATACCAGACCATTGGCAGCGTGCGGTATTCGGGGTGCAGCGGCAGGGCCACCTTCCATTGCACCGCCATTTTGTAGACCGGGCTGTTGCGTGCGGCTTCCATCCATTTGTCAGGAATGCCGTCGATGCGGGCTTGCTCAATGACTTTCGGGTCATTCGGGTCGAGAAAGATGTCGAGTTGGGCCTGGTACAGGTCACGATCACGCTCCACGCTGGCAGCTTCCTGAATACGGTCTGCGTCATACAGCAGCACACCCAGGTAGCGGATGCGGCCGACACAGGTCTCCGAGCACACGGTGGGCTGGCCGGCTTCAATACGCGGGTAGCAGAAGATGCATTTTTCCGCCTTGCCGCTCTTCCAGTTGTAGTAAATCTTCTTGTACGGGCAGCCGCTGATACACATGCGCCAGCCGCGGCATTTGTCCTGGTCAATCAGCACAATGCCGTCTTCTTCACGCTTGTAGATCGAGCCGGACGGGCAGCTGGCCACACATGCCGGGTTCAGGCAGTGTTCACACAGGCGCGGCAGATACATCATGAAGGTGTTTTCAAACTGGCCGTAGATGTCTTTCTGGATGTCGTCAAAGTTCTTGTCTTTGCTGCGTTTGGCAAATTCGCCACCGAGGATTTCTTCCCAGTTCGGGCCCCATTCAATTTTTTCCATACGCTGGCCGGTGATCAGGCTGCGCGGGCGGGCGGTGGGCACGGCTTTGGAGGCGGGCGCACTTTGCAGGTGTGCGTAGTCAAAGGTGAACGGCTCGTAGTAGTCGTCAATCTGCGGCAGGTTGGGGTTGGCGAAGATTTTCATCAACAGCTTCCACTTGGCCCCCTGGCGTGGCTCAATCTGGCCATTGGTCTTGCGAATCCAGCCACCGTTCCATTTGTCCTGGTTTTCCCACTCTTTGGGGTAGCCAATGCCGGGTTTGGTTTCCACGTTGTTAAACCAGGCGTATTCCATGCCGGGGCGGCTGGTCCAGACGTTTTTGCAGGTGACTGAGCAGGTGTGGCAACCAATACATTTGTCCAGGTTGAGCACCATGCCGATTTGGGCGCGAATTTTCATCAAATTTCTCCTTAAGCGTGGGTGGCTGCGGGTTCACTGGCCGAGCCTTCGTCGTCCAGCCAGTCCACCTTGTTCATCTTGCGCAACACCACGAATTCGTCGCGGTTGGTGCCAATGGTTCCGTAGTAGTTGAAACCGTAGCTGAACTGGGCGTAGCCGCCAATCATGTGGGTCGGTTTCAGCACAATGCGGGTCACCGAGTTGTGAATGCCGCCACGACCACCGGTGATTTCAGAGCCGGGGATGTTGACCAGTTTTTCCTGGGCGTGGTACATCAGGCACATGCCGTTGCGCACACGCTGGCTGACCACCGCACGGGCGGTTAACGCGCCGTTCAGGTTAAACAGCTCGATCCAGTCGTTGTCCACAATGCCTGCGGCCTTGGCATCGTCTTCACTGATCCACACGATCGGGCCACCACGGCTGAGCGTCAACATGTGCAGGTTGTCGCTGTAAGTGCTGTGAATACCCCATTTCTGGTGCGGTGTGATGAAGTTCAGCGCAATTTCCTTGTTGCCGTTGGGCTTGACACCCTGGATACCGTGGGTGGTTTTCAGGTCTACCGGTGGCCGGTAGCTGCTGAAGCCCTCACCAAACGCATTCATCCATGGGTGATCCATGTAGAACTGCTGACGCCCGGTCAGGGTGCGCCATGGAATCATCTCGTGCACGTTGGTGTAACCGGCGTTGTACGACACGGTTTCACTCTCGATGCCGCTCCAGGTGGGGCTTGAGATGATCTTGCGTGGCTGTGCCTGAATGTCGCGGTAACGGATTTTTTCGTCTTCGCGGTGGATGGCCAGGTGGGTGTGGTCCAGTCCGGTTTGTTGGCCCAGGGCTTCCCAGGCCTTCACCGCCACGTGGCCATTGGTTTCGGGGGCGAGTTGCAGAATCACTTCGCAGGCATCAATGTCGCTCTCGATCTTGGGCATGCCGCAGGTCACGCCCGCATCGGTGACCAGGCCGTTGAGTTCACCCAGTTGCTTGACCTCAACCTGGGTGTTCCAGCTGATGCCTTTGCCACCATTACCGATCTTGTTCATCAGTGGGCCCACCGCGGTGAAACGCTTGTAGACGTTGGGGTAATCACGTTCGACCACGGTGAAACTGGGGGCAGTTTTTCCGGGAATCAGGTCAATCTCGCCGGTTTTCCACTCTTGCACACCAAAAGGTTGCGCCAGCTCGCCAGCCGAGTCGTGCATGATGGGGGTGAGCACCATGTCGCGCTCCACGCCCAGGTGACCAATACACAGCTCACTGAACTTCTTGGCAAAACCTTTGTAGATTTCCCAGTCACTGCGCGACTGCCAGGCTGGGTCGACGGCAGCACTCAAGGGGTGAATGAACGGGTGCATGTCACTGGTGTTCATGTCGTTCTTTTCATACCAGGTGGCGGTGGGCAGCACGATGTCCGAGTACAGGCAGGTGGTGCTCATGCGGAAGTCCAGCGTCACCACCAGATCGAGCTTGCCCTCGGGAGCCTGGTCGTGCCACACCACCTCTTTCGGGCGGCCTTCTTCAGCGCCCAAGTCTTTACCCTGCACACCATGGGTGGTGCCCAGCAAGTGTTTCATGAAGTATTCGTGGCCTTTGCCGCTGGAGCCCAGAATGTTGGAGCGCCAGACAAACATGTTGCGTGGCCAGTTGTTGGGGTGATCCGGGTCTTCGCAGCTCATGGTTTGGCTGCCGTCTTTCAGGCCCTGAATCAGGTAGTCCTTGGGCTCCAAGTTGGCCTTTGCGGCATCACGCACCAGTTGCAGTGGGTTGGTCTTGAGTTGCGGTGCACTGGGCAACCAACCCATGCGCTCGGCGCGCACGTTGTAGTCGATCATGCTGCCGCCAAATTTGGTTTTGTCGGCCAGCGGCGACAGGATTTCATCGACACCCACGGTTTCATAACGCCACTGATCGGTGTGGGCGTAGAAAAAGCTGGTGCCGTTCATTTGCCGGGGCGGACGAATCCAGTCCAGCGCAAAGGCCAGCGCCGTCCAGCCGGTTTGCGGGCGCAGTTTTTCCTGGCCCACATAGTGCGCCCAGCCGCCACCCGACTGACCAATACAACCACACATCATCAGCATGTTGATGACACCGCGGTAGTTCATGTCGGCGTGGAACCAGTGGTTCATGGCAGCACCAATGATCACCATCGATTTGCCATGGGTTTTGTCGGCGTTTTCAGCAAACTGGCGCGCCACGGTGATGAGCTGTTCACGGGGTGTGCCGGTGATGCGTTCCTGCCAGGCTGGGGTGTAGGGCGTGTCGTCGTTGAAATCCTTGGCCGCCATTTCACCCGCCAGGCCGCGGGCCACGCCGTAGTTGGCCACTTGCAGGTCAAACACGGTGGCCACCAAGGCCTCACGCTGGTCACCTTCTTTGCCGAGTGCAATACGTTGCACCGGCACGGTGCGCACCAGCACATTGTTGGCTGCATCACCGGTGGCGTTGTTGGGGAAGTGTTCGCTGACGATGCCGCCAAAGTAGGGAAAACCGACCTTGGCGGTCTCGCTGCTGGCAGCATCACCTTCCATCACCGTGAGTTTGAGCTTGACATCGGTGCCATGGCGGGCTTCTTTGGCTTGCAGGTTCCATTGGCCGGCATCAGCCCGGCCGTCTGGGCCCCAGCGGAAACCAATGGCACCATTGGGCAGCACCACTTTGCCACTCATGTCCAGCGCCACGGTTTTCCACTCGGGGTTGTTGGCTTGGCCGAGCTTGCCATTGAAGTCGCTGGCACGTACATAGCGATCCGGCACCATGATGGTTTCACCGCTGGGCAGGGTTTGCTCTTTGAGCATCACCAGCATCGGCATGTCGGTGTAGCGGCGCACGTAATCGTCAAAGTAGGTGCTGCGCTCACCCTTGTCCGGAAAGTAGAACTCTTTCAGAATCACATGGCCCATGGCCATGGCCACGGCGGCATCGGTACCTTGTTTGGGCTTCATCCAGATGTCGGACAGTTTGGCCACTTCCGAATAGTCGGGGGTGACTGCTACGGTCTTGGTGCCTTTGTAGCGCACTTCGGTGAAAAAGTGAGCATCGGGCGTGCGGGTTTGCGGGATGTTGGAACCCCAGGCAATGATGTAGCTGCTGTTGTACCAGTCGGCCGACTCGGGCACGTCGGTTTGCTCGCCCCAGACTTGCGGGCTGGACGGGGGCAGGTCGCAGTACCAGTCGTAAAAGCTGATCGGCACGCCACCAATCAACCCCAGGTAGCGGCTGCCGGCGGCGTAAGACACCATCGACATGGCCGGGATAGGCGAAAAGCCAACGATGCGGTCAGGCCCGTGTTGTTTGATGGTGTAGATGTTGGCTGCAGCCACCATCTCGTTGACTTCGTCCCAGCCCGAGCGCACAAAACCACCCATGCCGCGCTGGGTTTGGTAACTCTTGCGCTTGGCATCAGATTGGGCAATCGAGGCCCAGGCTTCAACCGGAGCCTGGGTTTGGCGGGCTTCGCGCCAGAGTTTCAGCAGACCACCACGCACCATCGGGTATTTGACGCGGTTGGCACTGTACAAATACCAGCTGTAGCTGGCACCGCGGGCGCAGCCGCGGGGTTCATGGTTGGGCATGTCCCAGCGGGTGCGGGGGTAGTCGGTTTGCTGGGTTTCCCAGGTGACGATGCCGCCTTTGACGTAAATCTTCCAGGAGCATGAGCCGGTGCAGTTCACACCGTGGGTGGAGCGCACGATCTTGTCATGTGCCCAGCGGTCGCGGTAAGCGGCTTCCCAGGTGCGGTCTTCACCGGTGGTGACGCCGTGTTC is a window of Rhodoferax lithotrophicus DNA encoding:
- a CDS encoding Crp/Fnr family transcriptional regulator; amino-acid sequence: MNTRFFNMPHFLASSPLFSGLSPEELARIATSSRIATYPKGGMVFMVGHACEAFHIVVSGQVKLFVVSQAGHEKVIEIISPGQSFAEALVFLNKPYILSAQALCDTTLVNVSKKGVYNEIEQDPHFALHMLAGISRRLHGLIQDVEGYALQNGLQRLIGYLLRDVDASSLSAQTTLTVSLPANKSTIASRLSLTPEYFSRVLHDLEAQKLIQIDRKEIHILDVQQLLVYGSK
- a CDS encoding ribonucleotide reductase subunit alpha, which encodes MTISNFDDLLLAACEQPQGQRLLLVFASAELPDDATPQQRAEFAQGEGGALVPAMCVDKTPDEIGNFERLAHEAGQFGPRWQVVFVSTLSGQGEKPPTSEAAEPVLERMVEAIKLGSFANMIAFDTLGQAVNLA
- a CDS encoding carbonic anhydrase, which translates into the protein MPDDLLERLRRFHDHTFPGVQEQFQSLVTDGQHPTILFIGCSDSRLVPYLLTGMGPGELFLVRNVGAFVPPYDGSAGYHGTSAAIEFAVLNLKVERIVVCGHSHCGGIRALYEEVDPEAKNLAVWLGLGREAVLPVQVTPEALRRTEQRAVVLQLERLMGYPMVRSQVEAGLLTLHGWHYVLEDGEVHVFDVKSGHFIPASTASHSGNGPYLEHLSEPIFNEIDAAYNTR
- a CDS encoding peptidylprolyl isomerase; translation: MQSDQTLEVDLATINGVTIRRPDEVLDTDTLHQRAYSELLRQTAIQKGLLAASDTPGTDGVLSEAASQAIEALLEQEVLVTEPSEEACRRHHAANQATYTTGERVEVRHILFAVTPGVDLNALRKQAEATLLNVRCHDGKNTEDVFAKQARHLSNCPSGAEGGQLGWLSTSDCAPEFAKELFGHKEIGVLPRLVHSRFGLHVVEILGRQPGVAQAFESVQGAVAMTLKQQTFVTALRQYLSLLAAEAQLVGLELDCAESALVQ
- the narI gene encoding respiratory nitrate reductase subunit gamma, yielding MNTLDHFLFGLYPYIAFVVFVAGSLLRFDRDQYTWKSDSSQMLKMGQLRLGSNLFHIGVLFLFFGHTVGMLTPHFVYEHFISAGNKQLMAMVSGGLAGLLGFVGVTLLLHRRLSEPRIRINSKTSDIVLLVLLWLQLALGLATVPLSAQHMDGSMMMKLAGWAQAIVTFQPGATELLTEAGLIFKAHMFLGMSIFLIFPFTRLVHVWSGFGSVAYLLRPYQVVRARRLNVPAGRNQPKTTV
- the narJ gene encoding nitrate reductase molybdenum cofactor assembly chaperone, which encodes MSLISNITGMSRSLRVLARLLSYPNATLRADLADMRAAIQSEQAVTRSRQAELFTLMDNIAQGDTLQIEADYVELFDRGHATSLHLFEHVHGDSRDRGPAMIDLTQTYEKAGLFLAEGELPDYLPVVLEYASTQPPQEARAFLGEMAHILNAIFSALQQRNTPYATVLGTLIELSGEKAQAVKVAADESLDAAWEEPVVFDGCSVKGQGKPDQPQPIHFVKTDAATARTSAAANATAGAPL
- the narH gene encoding nitrate reductase subunit beta yields the protein MKIRAQIGMVLNLDKCIGCHTCSVTCKNVWTSRPGMEYAWFNNVETKPGIGYPKEWENQDKWNGGWIRKTNGQIEPRQGAKWKLLMKIFANPNLPQIDDYYEPFTFDYAHLQSAPASKAVPTARPRSLITGQRMEKIEWGPNWEEILGGEFAKRSKDKNFDDIQKDIYGQFENTFMMYLPRLCEHCLNPACVASCPSGSIYKREEDGIVLIDQDKCRGWRMCISGCPYKKIYYNWKSGKAEKCIFCYPRIEAGQPTVCSETCVGRIRYLGVLLYDADRIQEAASVERDRDLYQAQLDIFLDPNDPKVIEQARIDGIPDKWMEAARNSPVYKMAVQWKVALPLHPEYRTLPMVWYVPPLSPISAAANAGDIGINGQIPDVKQLRIPVKYLANLLTAGDTFPVERALERMLAMRAYQREKHVEGRINTAALQQVQMTQREVEEMYHVMAIANYEDRFVIPSTHREYAENTFDVRGGCGFSFGNGCSDGASEASLFGGTKRRTIPIQAEV
- a CDS encoding nitrate reductase subunit alpha, with the translated sequence MSHFLDRLTYFSQPRESFSGEHGVTTGEDRTWEAAYRDRWAHDKIVRSTHGVNCTGSCSWKIYVKGGIVTWETQQTDYPRTRWDMPNHEPRGCARGASYSWYLYSANRVKYPMVRGGLLKLWREARQTQAPVEAWASIAQSDAKRKSYQTQRGMGGFVRSGWDEVNEMVAAANIYTIKQHGPDRIVGFSPIPAMSMVSYAAGSRYLGLIGGVPISFYDWYCDLPPSSPQVWGEQTDVPESADWYNSSYIIAWGSNIPQTRTPDAHFFTEVRYKGTKTVAVTPDYSEVAKLSDIWMKPKQGTDAAVAMAMGHVILKEFYFPDKGERSTYFDDYVRRYTDMPMLVMLKEQTLPSGETIMVPDRYVRASDFNGKLGQANNPEWKTVALDMSGKVVLPNGAIGFRWGPDGRADAGQWNLQAKEARHGTDVKLKLTVMEGDAASSETAKVGFPYFGGIVSEHFPNNATGDAANNVLVRTVPVQRIALGKEGDQREALVATVFDLQVANYGVARGLAGEMAAKDFNDDTPYTPAWQERITGTPREQLITVARQFAENADKTHGKSMVIIGAAMNHWFHADMNYRGVINMLMMCGCIGQSGGGWAHYVGQEKLRPQTGWTALAFALDWIRPPRQMNGTSFFYAHTDQWRYETVGVDEILSPLADKTKFGGSMIDYNVRAERMGWLPSAPQLKTNPLQLVRDAAKANLEPKDYLIQGLKDGSQTMSCEDPDHPNNWPRNMFVWRSNILGSSGKGHEYFMKHLLGTTHGVQGKDLGAEEGRPKEVVWHDQAPEGKLDLVVTLDFRMSTTCLYSDIVLPTATWYEKNDMNTSDMHPFIHPLSAAVDPAWQSRSDWEIYKGFAKKFSELCIGHLGVERDMVLTPIMHDSAGELAQPFGVQEWKTGEIDLIPGKTAPSFTVVERDYPNVYKRFTAVGPLMNKIGNGGKGISWNTQVEVKQLGELNGLVTDAGVTCGMPKIESDIDACEVILQLAPETNGHVAVKAWEALGQQTGLDHTHLAIHREDEKIRYRDIQAQPRKIISSPTWSGIESETVSYNAGYTNVHEMIPWRTLTGRQQFYMDHPWMNAFGEGFSSYRPPVDLKTTHGIQGVKPNGNKEIALNFITPHQKWGIHSTYSDNLHMLTLSRGGPIVWISEDDAKAAGIVDNDWIELFNLNGALTARAVVSQRVRNGMCLMYHAQEKLVNIPGSEITGGRGGIHNSVTRIVLKPTHMIGGYAQFSYGFNYYGTIGTNRDEFVVLRKMNKVDWLDDEGSASEPAATHA